Proteins encoded by one window of Mycolicibacterium cosmeticum:
- a CDS encoding GntR family transcriptional regulator, giving the protein MAGLGDWVRLDAQGASPLFDQLRTQIIDGVRDGRLEPGTRLPTVRDLAGQVGLAVNTVARAYRELETAGVLETRGRFGTFVARVDPADAAMATAAHAFAEAARQVGLGKAEALRYLDAVFD; this is encoded by the coding sequence ATGGCCGGGTTGGGGGATTGGGTCAGGTTGGACGCGCAGGGGGCAAGCCCATTGTTCGACCAGCTGCGCACCCAGATCATTGATGGGGTTCGGGACGGGCGGCTGGAGCCGGGAACACGGTTGCCGACGGTGCGCGATCTGGCCGGGCAGGTGGGGCTGGCGGTCAACACCGTCGCGCGGGCGTACCGGGAACTGGAGACCGCGGGAGTTCTCGAAACTCGGGGCCGTTTCGGCACATTCGTGGCTCGGGTGGATCCGGCGGATGCCGCGATGGCGACGGCCGCGCACGCGTTCGCCGAGGCCGCCCGCCAGGTGGGCCTGGGCAAGGCCGAGGCGCTGCGCTACCTCGACGCCGTCTTCGACTGA
- a CDS encoding NAD-dependent deacylase: MQVTVLSGAGMSAESGVPTFRDVETGLWAKVDPYEISSSEGWQRHPEKVWAWYLWRHYLMDAVQPNNGHRAVAAWEDYADVHIATQNVDNLHERAGSTRVHHLHGSLFEFRCDRCQMPFTGELPTMPEPVEVVEPPRCGCGGLIRPDVVWFGEGLPDDAWDAAVQAVAGADVVIVVGTSSVVYPAAGLPEAALANGIPVIEVNPQATPLSAAATAVVREPAALALPGLLQRLPALLG; encoded by the coding sequence GTGCAGGTGACGGTGCTCAGCGGAGCGGGCATGTCCGCCGAGAGCGGTGTCCCGACGTTCCGCGACGTCGAGACGGGTTTGTGGGCGAAGGTGGACCCGTACGAGATCTCCAGCAGCGAGGGCTGGCAGCGGCACCCGGAGAAGGTGTGGGCCTGGTACCTGTGGCGGCATTACCTGATGGACGCGGTGCAGCCGAACAACGGTCACCGCGCCGTCGCGGCGTGGGAAGACTACGCCGACGTGCACATCGCCACCCAGAACGTCGACAACCTCCATGAACGGGCCGGCAGTACCCGGGTGCACCATCTGCACGGCAGCCTGTTCGAATTCCGTTGCGACCGTTGCCAAATGCCCTTCACCGGGGAGCTGCCGACGATGCCGGAACCGGTGGAGGTCGTCGAGCCGCCGCGCTGCGGCTGCGGCGGACTGATCCGCCCCGACGTGGTGTGGTTCGGCGAAGGGCTGCCCGACGACGCCTGGGACGCCGCCGTGCAGGCGGTGGCCGGCGCCGATGTGGTGATCGTGGTGGGCACGTCGTCGGTCGTCTACCCCGCCGCGGGCCTGCCGGAGGCCGCGCTGGCCAACGGGATTCCGGTTATCGAGGTGAACCCACAGGCCACCCCGCTGTCGGCGGCGGCCACCGCGGTGGTGCGCGAGCCCGCCGCTCTTGCGCTGCCCGGCCTGCTGCAGCGGCTGCCGGCCCTGCTGGGCTGA
- a CDS encoding EamA family transporter codes for MLHRNTPTWPALLAVAATMVQEIGAAFAVGLFDALGVAGTVFARFGVAAAVLCVVFRPRLRGLDGRAFAAIAALAVTLTAMNLCFYGALSRIPLGVAVTIEITGPLLLSVILNRRWSGWLWAVVAFAGVALLGLGGGPLPASDIVGFALAGAAAVSWMGYILASAHASKVFANLDALALATVLGAVLTAPAAALSVDIHSAARWEVAGLAIVVGLMCSVIPYSLELISLRTLPASTFAILTSLSPAIAAVAGWIVLGQRLSPAGYLAVALVVIASAGAVRSTRIITP; via the coding sequence GTGCTGCACAGAAACACACCGACATGGCCGGCGCTGCTCGCGGTCGCCGCGACGATGGTCCAAGAGATCGGCGCCGCCTTCGCCGTCGGACTGTTCGACGCGCTGGGGGTGGCCGGCACGGTGTTCGCGCGGTTCGGCGTGGCCGCCGCAGTGCTGTGCGTGGTGTTCCGCCCACGCCTGCGCGGGCTCGATGGTCGAGCGTTCGCCGCGATCGCCGCGCTGGCCGTGACGTTGACCGCGATGAACCTGTGTTTCTACGGCGCGCTTTCCCGGATTCCACTCGGGGTTGCCGTCACCATCGAGATAACCGGGCCCCTGCTGTTGTCGGTGATATTGAACCGCCGCTGGTCGGGGTGGCTCTGGGCCGTCGTGGCCTTCGCGGGCGTCGCGCTGCTCGGACTCGGCGGCGGCCCCCTGCCCGCGTCGGACATCGTCGGCTTTGCTCTCGCCGGGGCAGCGGCGGTCAGTTGGATGGGTTACATCTTGGCCAGTGCGCATGCGAGCAAGGTGTTCGCCAACTTGGACGCTCTCGCGTTGGCGACCGTGCTGGGCGCGGTGTTGACCGCCCCCGCGGCGGCATTGTCGGTCGATATCCATTCGGCCGCGCGGTGGGAGGTGGCAGGGTTGGCGATCGTCGTCGGCCTGATGTGTTCGGTCATTCCGTACTCGCTGGAACTCATCTCCTTGCGTACGCTGCCCGCCAGCACTTTTGCCATCCTGACCAGTCTGTCGCCGGCCATCGCGGCCGTGGCGGGCTGGATCGTTCTCGGCCAACGCCTCAGCCCGGCCGGGTACCTCGCCGTGGCCCTGGTCGTGATCGCCAGCGCTGGGGCGGTGCGCTCGACGCGCATCATCACCCCCTGA
- a CDS encoding Rv1453 family transcriptional regulator — MEWKAPSPRVRELIRHCAQIVVNPRPEWLDEFDAAVLAASPMIAADPELAAAVSRSNRANLYFWATANVRDPGAPVPPNTGPEPLAIARELVRRGINAFPSDAYRVGEGVAWRRLMEIAFELTSDAAELHELLQICSLSISTFIEATLQGIDAQIELERDELTLGTHAERRETVALLLDGAPIPHRRAEARLGYALTGAHTAAVIWSVRSDGDLSVLDGVAEAFGQACGSPRVLSVPASTATRWVWAPGSGGTDIAALLQMVRAAPDIRVAIGPTADGIDGFRRSHFDAITTQQMMARLHSPQQLALFTDIQLVALITADADRAAEFVHRVLGDFESASPELHDTVRVFVTEQCNASRAAARLYTHRNTLLRRLARADELLPRPLAECSVDVAVALDVLRWRGP; from the coding sequence GTGGAGTGGAAGGCGCCGTCGCCACGGGTTCGCGAGCTGATCCGGCACTGCGCCCAGATCGTCGTCAACCCCCGGCCGGAATGGCTCGACGAATTCGACGCCGCGGTGCTGGCCGCCAGCCCGATGATCGCCGCCGATCCCGAGCTGGCCGCGGCGGTCAGCCGCAGCAACCGCGCCAACCTGTACTTCTGGGCGACCGCCAACGTGCGTGACCCCGGCGCCCCCGTGCCGCCCAATACCGGGCCCGAGCCGCTGGCCATCGCCCGCGAGCTGGTGCGTCGCGGCATCAACGCGTTCCCCTCGGACGCCTACCGAGTCGGCGAGGGCGTCGCCTGGCGCCGCCTGATGGAGATCGCCTTCGAGCTCACCTCCGATGCGGCCGAATTGCACGAGTTGCTGCAGATCTGTTCCCTGTCCATCAGCACGTTCATCGAGGCGACGCTGCAGGGGATCGACGCCCAGATCGAGCTGGAGCGCGACGAACTCACCCTGGGCACACACGCCGAGCGGCGGGAGACGGTCGCACTGCTGCTCGACGGGGCGCCCATCCCCCACCGGCGAGCGGAGGCCCGCCTCGGTTACGCGCTGACGGGCGCCCATACCGCGGCGGTGATCTGGAGCGTGCGGTCCGACGGGGATCTGTCCGTGTTGGACGGGGTCGCCGAGGCGTTCGGACAGGCGTGCGGCAGCCCGCGGGTGCTCAGCGTGCCGGCCAGCACCGCCACCCGGTGGGTGTGGGCGCCGGGTTCGGGTGGAACCGACATCGCCGCCCTGCTCCAGATGGTGCGCGCCGCTCCCGATATCCGCGTGGCGATCGGCCCGACGGCTGACGGTATCGACGGTTTCCGGCGCAGCCATTTCGACGCCATCACCACTCAGCAGATGATGGCGCGCCTGCACTCACCGCAGCAGCTGGCGTTGTTCACCGACATCCAGTTGGTCGCTTTGATCACCGCCGACGCGGATCGGGCCGCGGAGTTCGTGCACCGGGTGCTCGGCGACTTCGAGTCCGCGAGCCCCGAACTGCACGACACCGTGCGCGTCTTCGTGACCGAGCAGTGCAATGCCTCACGCGCGGCGGCCCGGCTGTACACGCACCGCAACACGCTGCTGCGCAGGCTGGCCCGCGCCGACGAGCTGTTGCCCCGCCCGCTGGCCGAGTGCAGCGTCGACGTCGCCGTCGCGCTGGACGTGCTGCGCTGGCGTGGGCCTTAG
- a CDS encoding class I SAM-dependent methyltransferase translates to MTDIENPFFARLWTVMAGHEPESLRRLRVENLAGLTGRVLEVGAGTGTNFAHYPAGVTEVVAIEPERRLAEIATRAARSAPVPVTVRIDTVEGYAATQPFDAVVCALVLCSVGEPDDVLRQIFSMLKPGGELRYLEHVAGTGARASLQRVADATVWPRLLGNCHTHRDTEASIAGAGFAVSQSRREQALPAWVPLPVTELAIGQATRP, encoded by the coding sequence ATGACTGACATAGAGAACCCCTTCTTCGCGCGGCTGTGGACGGTGATGGCGGGGCATGAGCCCGAATCGCTGCGCCGGCTGCGGGTGGAGAACCTCGCCGGATTGACCGGCCGGGTGCTCGAGGTCGGCGCCGGTACCGGCACCAACTTCGCCCACTATCCCGCCGGGGTCACCGAGGTGGTCGCCATCGAACCGGAACGGCGGCTGGCCGAGATCGCGACCCGTGCCGCCCGGTCGGCTCCGGTTCCGGTGACCGTGCGCATCGACACGGTCGAGGGCTACGCCGCGACTCAACCGTTCGATGCCGTGGTGTGCGCTTTGGTGCTGTGCTCGGTCGGCGAACCGGATGACGTGCTGCGGCAGATCTTTTCGATGCTCAAGCCGGGCGGTGAGCTGCGGTATCTGGAACACGTCGCCGGCACCGGAGCGCGGGCGTCGCTGCAGCGGGTGGCCGACGCGACGGTGTGGCCGCGCCTGCTGGGCAACTGCCACACCCACCGCGACACCGAGGCCTCGATCGCCGGCGCGGGATTCGCCGTATCCCAGTCCCGCCGGGAGCAGGCCCTGCCGGCTTGGGTGCCGCTGCCGGTCACCGAGCTCGCGATCGGGCAGGCGACGCGGCCCTGA